A window of the Natronomonas salina genome harbors these coding sequences:
- the cofD gene encoding 2-phospho-L-lactate transferase, producing MVTFLAGGTGTPKLLRGADDVFDPAETPVVCNTGDDVELGGVLVCPDVDTTLFAEGDVLDRETWWGIADDTTETHEELHRLADAAGLDSGPRYLPNEAQTSGREIARWRRFSGVAEFMELGDRDRALHVTRTGLLNEGRTLTEVTRTLCDALGVERPVLPMSDDPVASIVHTDEGAMHFQEFWVHRRADPAVERVEFRGADAAAPTDAVLDALDAPVVIGPSNPVTSLGPMLAMDAFREALESTPVVAVSPFVEEEVFSGPAGKLLAATGYEASTAGVAEAYPFADAFVLDEADGTDLERPVVRTDTTLGDPEDGERVCRAVGEALETVGAEVT from the coding sequence ATGGTCACGTTCCTCGCGGGCGGGACGGGGACACCGAAGCTCCTCCGCGGTGCCGACGACGTCTTCGACCCCGCCGAGACGCCGGTTGTCTGCAACACCGGCGACGACGTCGAACTGGGCGGCGTCCTCGTCTGCCCGGACGTCGACACCACCCTGTTCGCGGAGGGCGACGTGCTGGACCGCGAGACGTGGTGGGGGATCGCGGACGACACCACGGAGACCCACGAGGAACTCCACAGACTCGCCGACGCGGCCGGCCTCGACTCGGGACCCAGATACCTCCCGAACGAGGCCCAGACGAGCGGCAGAGAGATCGCCCGGTGGCGCCGCTTCTCGGGCGTCGCGGAGTTCATGGAACTGGGCGACCGCGACCGCGCGCTGCACGTCACCCGGACCGGGCTGCTCAACGAGGGCCGCACCCTCACCGAGGTCACTCGCACCCTCTGCGACGCCCTCGGCGTCGAGCGGCCCGTACTGCCGATGAGCGACGACCCGGTCGCCTCCATCGTCCACACCGACGAGGGGGCGATGCACTTCCAGGAGTTCTGGGTCCACCGGCGGGCCGACCCCGCCGTCGAGCGCGTGGAGTTCCGCGGCGCCGACGCGGCGGCCCCCACCGACGCCGTCCTCGACGCCCTGGACGCGCCGGTCGTGATCGGCCCCTCGAACCCGGTGACGAGCCTCGGGCCGATGCTCGCGATGGACGCCTTCCGCGAGGCCCTCGAGTCGACGCCCGTCGTCGCCGTCTCGCCGTTCGTCGAGGAGGAGGTGTTCTCCGGTCCCGCCGGGAAGCTGCTGGCGGCGACCGGGTACGAGGCGTCGACGGCCGGCGTCGCCGAGGCGTACCCCTTCGCCGACGCGTTCGTCCTCGACGAGGCCGACGGCACGGACCTCGAGCGGCCGGTCGTCCGCACCGACACGACGCTCGGCGACCCCGAGGACGGCGAGCGAGTCTGCCGAGCGGTCGGAGAAGCCCTCGAGACGGTCGGCGCGGAGGTGACGTGA
- a CDS encoding HD domain-containing protein, translating to MNAIKDSVHDWIPLDPVAADLVDAPAVQRLRHIKQLSTVRLVYPSASHSRFEHSLGVYHLAREAMQHLGVEGDRARHVRAAALLHDVGHGPYGHQTEDVIRRHTGRDHDELGDLLYETNLADILASHDLDPDRVAGLVAGEGELGQLVSGELDVDRMDYLVRDAHHTGVPYGTIDCGRLLRALRYRNGRLVLAEGNVPTAESLLLGRALMDGTVYRHHVSRIAGAMLERACERLLDGDTSVEVFRRMADHDLLVTLREEVPDLGGRIERRDLYKRAVWAGLDRVPEAVSEMDRADERQAAREIADRTGVDRESVIVDIPARPGLKESRTRVVVDDVVQRLEEASELVAALRRARRAQWRLGVYCPESKVDEVASAAEDVLGLP from the coding sequence ATGAACGCGATCAAGGACAGCGTCCACGACTGGATCCCGCTGGACCCGGTCGCGGCGGACCTGGTGGACGCGCCGGCCGTCCAGCGCCTGCGGCACATCAAGCAGCTGTCGACGGTCCGGCTCGTCTACCCCTCGGCGTCGCACTCCCGCTTCGAGCACTCCCTGGGGGTGTACCACCTCGCGCGCGAGGCGATGCAGCACCTCGGCGTCGAGGGCGACCGCGCGCGGCACGTCCGCGCGGCGGCGCTGCTGCACGACGTCGGCCACGGCCCCTACGGCCACCAGACCGAGGACGTCATCCGGCGGCACACGGGGCGGGACCACGACGAACTGGGGGACCTGCTGTACGAGACGAACCTGGCGGACATCCTCGCGTCCCACGACCTCGACCCGGACCGGGTGGCCGGGCTCGTCGCGGGGGAGGGCGAACTGGGACAGCTGGTCTCCGGGGAGCTGGACGTCGACCGGATGGACTACCTCGTCCGTGACGCCCACCACACCGGCGTCCCCTACGGCACCATCGACTGCGGGCGCCTGCTGCGGGCACTGCGCTACCGGAACGGCCGGCTCGTCCTCGCGGAGGGGAACGTCCCGACCGCCGAGTCGCTGCTGCTCGGGCGGGCGCTGATGGACGGGACGGTCTACCGCCACCACGTCTCCCGGATCGCGGGCGCGATGCTGGAACGGGCCTGCGAGCGGCTGCTCGACGGGGACACCTCCGTCGAGGTGTTCCGGCGGATGGCCGACCACGACCTGCTGGTCACGCTGCGTGAGGAGGTGCCGGACCTGGGGGGCCGGATCGAGCGTCGGGACCTGTACAAGCGGGCGGTGTGGGCGGGCCTGGACCGCGTCCCGGAGGCGGTCAGCGAGATGGACCGCGCCGACGAGCGGCAAGCGGCCCGGGAGATAGCCGACCGGACTGGCGTGGACCGCGAGTCCGTAATCGTCGACATCCCGGCCCGTCCGGGGCTGAAGGAGTCGCGGACCCGCGTCGTGGTCGACGACGTCGTCCAGCGGCTCGAGGAGGCCTCCGAACTCGTCGCCGCGCTCCGACGAGCCCGGCGGGCACAGTGGCGGCTCGGCGTCTACTGTCCGGAGTCGAAGGTCGACGAGGTGGCGTCCGCGGCGGAGGACGTGCTCGGACTGCCCTGA
- a CDS encoding FAD-dependent oxidoreductase gives MSTFVVVGGDAAGMSAASKAKRDDPDLDVVVFEKGEWVSYGACGLPYYVKGEIQTLDDLVSVTPEEFREDRDIDLRTGHEVVEIDPDDRSVTAEGPDGEVVQAYDHLLIATGAAAVVPDIPGVDREGVFTLESMSDGRDLRDFVARSRESSPAEQPDSGPACHFLENCEGPVAVVGGGYIGIEMAEALAHNDFEVHLFQRGERVLKGFSEATSEAVAEHLRDEDVVLYLDTEVRELAGGDRVEAVVTDDDRLPVEMVLLGTGVRPRTGLAESAGVDLGPTGAIAADRYRETNLPDVYAAGDCAEARHVVTGTPSWVPLALTANRHGRAVGQTVAGNPSVGGGVAGTAAVKAFQMEAARTGVLDHDVAREAGFEPVTETIDAKAQAGYYPGEGTVTVTLCADRPTGRLLGGSLVSEFGEGAVHRSHALVGAVTEGVTVAELANYDLAYAPPFNTTWDPILTAAKVLEGEL, from the coding sequence ATGAGCACGTTCGTCGTCGTGGGTGGAGACGCCGCCGGGATGTCGGCCGCGAGCAAGGCCAAGCGGGACGACCCCGACCTCGACGTCGTCGTCTTCGAGAAGGGCGAGTGGGTCTCCTACGGCGCCTGCGGCCTGCCGTACTACGTCAAGGGCGAGATCCAGACGCTCGACGACCTCGTCTCCGTCACCCCCGAGGAGTTCCGCGAGGACCGGGACATCGACCTCCGGACCGGCCACGAGGTCGTCGAGATCGACCCCGACGACCGCAGCGTCACCGCCGAGGGACCGGACGGCGAGGTCGTCCAGGCCTACGACCACCTCCTGATCGCGACCGGCGCGGCCGCCGTCGTCCCGGACATCCCGGGCGTCGACCGCGAGGGCGTCTTCACGCTGGAGTCGATGAGCGACGGGCGGGACCTCCGGGACTTCGTCGCGCGCTCGCGGGAGTCCTCGCCCGCGGAACAGCCGGACAGCGGCCCCGCCTGCCACTTCCTCGAGAACTGCGAGGGCCCGGTCGCCGTGGTCGGCGGCGGCTACATCGGCATCGAGATGGCGGAGGCGCTGGCGCACAACGACTTCGAGGTCCACCTCTTCCAGCGCGGCGAGCGCGTCCTCAAGGGGTTCAGCGAGGCCACCAGCGAGGCCGTCGCCGAGCACCTCCGCGACGAAGACGTCGTGCTGTACCTCGACACCGAGGTGCGGGAACTCGCCGGCGGCGACCGGGTCGAGGCCGTCGTGACCGACGACGACCGGCTCCCCGTCGAGATGGTGCTCCTCGGCACCGGCGTGCGTCCCAGGACCGGACTCGCGGAGTCGGCCGGCGTCGACCTCGGGCCGACCGGCGCCATCGCGGCCGACCGGTACCGCGAGACCAACCTCCCGGACGTCTACGCGGCGGGCGACTGCGCCGAGGCGAGACACGTCGTCACGGGCACGCCGTCCTGGGTGCCGCTGGCGTTGACCGCCAACCGCCACGGCCGGGCGGTCGGCCAGACGGTCGCCGGGAACCCGTCGGTGGGCGGCGGCGTGGCCGGGACGGCCGCCGTCAAGGCCTTCCAGATGGAGGCCGCCCGGACGGGCGTCCTCGACCACGACGTCGCCCGCGAGGCCGGGTTCGAGCCCGTCACCGAGACCATCGACGCGAAGGCCCAGGCCGGCTACTACCCGGGCGAGGGGACCGTCACGGTCACGCTCTGCGCCGACCGGCCGACCGGCCGGCTGCTCGGCGGGAGCCTCGTCAGCGAGTTCGGCGAGGGGGCCGTCCACCGGAGCCACGCCCTCGTCGGCGCGGTCACGGAGGGCGTCACCGTCGCCGAACTGGCGAACTACGACCTCGCGTACGCGCCGCCGTTCAACACGACCTGGGACCCGATACTGACCGCGGCGAAGGTGCTGGAGGGCGAACTGTAG
- the folD gene encoding bifunctional methylenetetrahydrofolate dehydrogenase/methenyltetrahydrofolate cyclohydrolase FolD: protein MTEVIDGNAVAADIRESLTESIETLESEGVTPGLATVLMSDDPASETYVSMKQRDCEEVGIDGIHVEIDSDAPAEELYETIDDLNADPAVHGILVQMPLPDHVDERRVLRSVDPVKDVDGFHPENVGRLVAGDDRYRPCTPHGVQKLLEAYDIETEGANAVIVGRSNIVGKPLANLLLQKADDGNATVTVCHSRTEDLAEKTRAADILVAAAGRPEFIGGEMVGEGATVVDVGINRVDADTEKGYELVGDVDYDSVEATAGAITPVPGGVGPMTRAMLLYNTVKAAGLQTDVDVELP, encoded by the coding sequence ATGACAGAGGTCATCGACGGCAACGCCGTCGCCGCCGATATCCGCGAGTCGCTGACCGAGAGCATCGAGACCCTCGAATCCGAGGGCGTCACGCCCGGGCTGGCGACCGTCCTGATGAGCGACGACCCCGCCAGCGAGACGTACGTCTCGATGAAGCAGCGCGACTGCGAGGAGGTCGGCATCGACGGCATCCACGTCGAGATCGACAGCGACGCGCCCGCCGAGGAACTCTACGAGACGATCGACGACCTCAACGCCGACCCGGCCGTCCACGGTATCCTCGTCCAGATGCCCCTCCCGGACCACGTCGACGAGCGGCGCGTCCTCCGCAGCGTCGACCCCGTGAAGGACGTCGACGGCTTCCACCCCGAGAACGTCGGCCGGCTGGTCGCGGGCGACGACCGCTACCGGCCCTGCACGCCCCACGGCGTCCAGAAGCTCCTCGAGGCGTACGATATCGAGACCGAAGGGGCGAACGCGGTGATCGTCGGCCGCTCGAACATCGTCGGCAAGCCGCTGGCGAACCTCCTGCTGCAGAAGGCCGACGACGGCAACGCGACGGTGACGGTCTGTCACTCCCGGACCGAAGACCTCGCCGAGAAGACCCGCGCCGCCGACATCCTCGTCGCCGCCGCCGGACGCCCGGAGTTCATCGGCGGCGAGATGGTCGGCGAGGGCGCCACCGTCGTCGACGTCGGCATCAACCGCGTCGACGCCGACACCGAGAAGGGCTACGAACTCGTCGGCGACGTCGACTACGACAGCGTCGAGGCGACGGCCGGCGCCATCACGCCGGTCCCCGGCGGCGTCGGGCCGATGACCCGCGCGATGCTGCTGTACAACACCGTCAAGGCCGCCGGTCTGCAGACCGACGTCGACGTCGAACTTCCCTGA
- a CDS encoding NUDIX domain-containing protein, with protein sequence MVDPSPDELAARYDDVVRHGETFELDREGFERARRRADRWGVGALVHDDGRVLFVEQDGQWFLPGGAREPGESLEAGAAREVREETGVDVEVTDLVAISEQTFRHGDDRVDYFFATFEARPEETTTSDDPGREGEGIQSAAWRSTVPPNTFDSDLVERLIGRFVE encoded by the coding sequence ATGGTCGACCCCTCGCCCGACGAACTGGCCGCCCGGTACGACGACGTCGTCCGTCACGGCGAGACCTTCGAACTGGACCGCGAGGGATTCGAGCGCGCCAGGCGCCGCGCTGACCGGTGGGGCGTCGGCGCGCTCGTCCACGACGACGGCCGGGTCCTGTTCGTCGAGCAGGACGGCCAGTGGTTCCTGCCGGGCGGCGCCCGCGAACCCGGCGAATCGCTCGAAGCGGGCGCCGCCCGGGAGGTCCGCGAGGAGACCGGCGTCGACGTCGAGGTGACCGACCTGGTCGCCATCTCGGAGCAGACGTTCCGCCACGGCGACGACCGCGTCGACTACTTCTTCGCGACCTTCGAGGCGCGTCCCGAGGAGACGACCACGAGCGACGACCCCGGTCGGGAGGGGGAAGGCATCCAATCCGCGGCGTGGCGGTCGACCGTTCCCCCGAACACCTTCGACAGCGACCTCGTCGAACGGCTCATCGGCCGATTCGTCGAGTGA
- a CDS encoding DUF726 domain-containing protein → MADDPDSTTGIGDQGKLTRRRVLGAATAATTGLAGISGSAGASGTETSFFGECSSGWESAPDDYPVVDLRTDEPTIKGEFPWGDDEFVLYVHGWLEKFASGARDQGYTLETALRQNGYEQPTAAVVWNSNQPVWPLAQRRADEAGRRLAEVLDDYLEACPGTTIRTVDHSLGSRVILEALATLDGDQVLENVSLVGGAVNPDSVCEGTRYGAGIAESANEVYDYHSRNDDIVCDVYALSEGTSGIGCVGSECDAVPGDFTDVDVTDSVDAHCNYGKPDVGCVPEIVSNF, encoded by the coding sequence ATGGCGGACGATCCCGATTCGACGACCGGTATCGGCGACCAGGGGAAACTGACTCGACGGCGAGTGCTCGGGGCGGCCACTGCCGCGACGACCGGCCTCGCCGGGATATCCGGGTCGGCCGGGGCCAGCGGGACCGAGACGTCGTTCTTCGGCGAGTGCTCCAGCGGGTGGGAGAGCGCTCCCGACGACTACCCGGTCGTCGACCTGCGCACCGACGAACCCACTATCAAAGGGGAGTTCCCATGGGGCGACGACGAGTTCGTCCTCTACGTCCACGGCTGGCTCGAGAAGTTCGCCAGCGGCGCGCGCGACCAGGGGTACACCCTCGAGACGGCGCTCCGGCAGAACGGCTACGAGCAGCCGACCGCCGCCGTCGTCTGGAACTCGAACCAGCCAGTCTGGCCGCTCGCCCAGCGACGGGCCGACGAGGCCGGCCGGCGGCTCGCCGAAGTCCTCGACGACTACCTCGAGGCCTGCCCGGGGACGACTATCAGGACCGTCGACCACTCCCTCGGCTCCCGGGTGATCCTCGAGGCGCTGGCGACCCTCGACGGTGACCAGGTCCTCGAGAACGTCTCGCTGGTCGGCGGCGCGGTGAACCCCGACTCCGTCTGCGAGGGCACGCGATACGGGGCCGGCATCGCGGAGTCCGCGAACGAGGTCTACGACTACCACTCCCGGAACGACGACATCGTCTGCGACGTCTACGCACTCTCGGAGGGCACCTCCGGAATCGGCTGCGTGGGTTCGGAGTGCGACGCCGTCCCCGGCGACTTCACGGACGTCGACGTGACCGACAGCGTCGACGCGCACTGCAACTACGGGAAGCCGGACGTGGGCTGCGTCCCCGAGATCGTCTCCAACTTCTAG
- a CDS encoding DUF7117 family protein has product MKIRGQRECKECGARWSYYDTGEAACPECGSLHSVGVDEERALHTATAATLDLTPIRAAVDEEPTRRLAERAADRGREFTRGYGFVDAGALQPLDDTYLAALELRHVAGELARRMDVEDDEELYFTQLLQADEGERPAPEEVPASLSPMRGLAYANAIREYRSDLRTYLEEHPNPAAAGAIERLSNHVKRVRALDGDVPPREAEKLVAVARDVGRYLAEGDEGALAEAESRLDDLR; this is encoded by the coding sequence ATGAAGATCCGCGGCCAGCGCGAGTGCAAGGAGTGCGGGGCGCGGTGGTCCTACTACGACACCGGCGAGGCCGCCTGTCCCGAGTGCGGCAGCCTCCACAGCGTCGGCGTCGACGAGGAGCGAGCGCTGCACACGGCGACGGCGGCGACGCTCGACCTCACGCCGATTCGCGCTGCCGTCGACGAGGAGCCCACCAGACGGCTGGCCGAGCGGGCCGCTGACCGCGGCCGCGAGTTCACCCGCGGGTACGGCTTCGTCGACGCCGGCGCGCTCCAGCCGCTCGACGACACCTACCTCGCGGCCCTGGAGCTCAGGCACGTGGCCGGCGAGTTGGCCCGCCGGATGGACGTCGAGGACGACGAGGAGCTCTACTTCACGCAGCTCCTGCAAGCGGACGAGGGTGAACGGCCGGCGCCCGAGGAGGTCCCGGCGTCGCTCTCGCCGATGCGCGGGCTCGCCTATGCGAACGCCATCAGGGAGTACCGCTCGGACCTGCGGACCTACCTCGAGGAGCATCCGAATCCGGCAGCCGCCGGTGCGATCGAGCGGCTCTCCAACCACGTCAAACGGGTCCGGGCGCTCGACGGCGACGTCCCGCCCAGGGAGGCGGAGAAACTCGTGGCCGTCGCTCGCGACGTCGGTCGGTATCTGGCCGAGGGCGACGAGGGAGCCCTGGCCGAAGCGGAGAGCCGACTGGACGACCTCCGGTAG
- a CDS encoding asparaginase gives MRVHVIATGGTIASTADGDDSGAAPELSGDDLVESVPELAEYADVTVESVASRPGFDMAPSVCARVAGRANELTDEVDGIVVTHGTDTLAETAHYLGLTTEPPVVVTGAQRRPDERGSDGPTNLLTAVRAAAHERVSAGAFVAFDEELHAAGEVQKTHTCALDTFQSPETGPVARFTRRNVHWYRDPAATADDHPLPVPDHDEQPTVPLVVSASGVGRAAFDDAEARADAVVVAGTGLGNTTAELGGAIADADCPVVLASRCHAGPTEPVYGTPGGAATLAGYDHVRFAHGTPWAARIELLLAVAAGEVDSRFDDFGA, from the coding sequence ATGCGCGTCCACGTCATCGCGACCGGAGGGACGATCGCCTCGACCGCCGACGGCGACGACTCCGGCGCCGCGCCCGAACTGTCCGGCGACGACCTCGTCGAGTCCGTCCCCGAGCTGGCCGAGTACGCCGACGTCACCGTCGAGAGCGTCGCGAGCCGCCCCGGATTCGACATGGCACCGTCAGTCTGCGCACGCGTCGCCGGGCGAGCGAACGAACTGACCGACGAGGTCGACGGCATCGTCGTCACTCACGGTACCGATACGCTCGCCGAGACGGCCCACTACCTGGGACTCACTACAGAGCCGCCGGTCGTCGTTACCGGCGCCCAGCGACGACCCGACGAGCGCGGCAGCGACGGCCCGACGAACTTGCTGACCGCGGTCCGCGCGGCCGCTCACGAGCGAGTCAGCGCCGGCGCGTTCGTCGCCTTCGACGAAGAGCTCCACGCGGCTGGAGAGGTACAGAAGACACACACGTGCGCGCTCGACACGTTCCAGTCGCCGGAGACCGGTCCAGTCGCTCGATTCACGCGGCGGAACGTTCACTGGTATCGGGACCCCGCAGCGACGGCCGATGACCATCCGCTTCCGGTTCCAGACCACGACGAACAGCCGACGGTCCCGCTCGTCGTCTCCGCCTCGGGGGTCGGTCGCGCGGCGTTCGACGACGCCGAGGCCCGGGCGGACGCCGTCGTCGTGGCCGGGACCGGGCTCGGGAACACCACCGCCGAACTCGGCGGGGCCATCGCCGACGCCGATTGCCCGGTCGTCCTCGCCTCCCGCTGTCACGCGGGGCCGACCGAGCCGGTCTACGGGACGCCCGGCGGCGCGGCGACCCTGGCCGGCTACGACCACGTCCGGTTCGCCCACGGGACGCCCTGGGCGGCCCGGATAGAACTCCTCCTCGCCGTCGCGGCCGGCGAGGTCGACTCGCGGTTCGACGACTTCGGCGCGTAG
- a CDS encoding PadR family transcriptional regulator, translating into MHDLTGFQRDLLYVITGREDPHGLAIKEELEDYYEKEIHHGRLYPNLDTLVDKGLVEKGQRDRRTNFYTLTRRGRREIEARREWEDQYVETE; encoded by the coding sequence ATGCACGACCTGACAGGATTCCAGCGCGATCTGCTCTACGTCATCACGGGGCGGGAGGACCCACACGGGCTCGCGATCAAGGAGGAACTCGAGGACTACTACGAGAAGGAGATCCACCACGGTCGCCTCTACCCGAACCTGGACACCCTCGTCGACAAGGGACTCGTCGAGAAGGGACAGCGCGACCGGCGGACGAACTTCTACACGTTGACCCGTCGCGGCCGTCGGGAGATCGAGGCCCGTCGGGAGTGGGAAGACCAGTACGTCGAAACCGAGTGA
- a CDS encoding acyl-CoA dehydrogenase family protein — protein sequence MDFELSDEQKQLKKTVQDFAENEILPVAKEYDRKEKYPHDIVEKAAENGMLGAQIPIEYGGAGYDVLDTAIIVEELFAADPGIGFCLTASGFGTEAIIEFGTEDQKEEYLEPIATGDAISGAAISEPDTGSDVSSVSTRAEKDGDEYVINGNKMWISNGTVGDYFVVLCKTDPDAEGRYNGFSQIIVEADRDGFEADKITGKLGIRASDTAELILDDVRVPEENLIGTEGMGFLQQMQFFDATRTGVAAQAVGIAKGAAERALEYAQEREQFGRPIGDFQAIQHKLADMHTETEAARNLTYKSAWSVDNSDGQLTKLASMAKEFASRVAVDTANEAVQIHGGSGYVDDFDVERFYRDAKITQIYEGTTEIQKMIIARELQGKGMT from the coding sequence ATGGACTTCGAGCTCAGCGACGAGCAGAAACAGCTGAAGAAGACGGTCCAGGATTTCGCCGAGAACGAGATCCTGCCGGTCGCCAAGGAGTACGACCGGAAGGAGAAGTACCCCCACGACATCGTCGAGAAGGCCGCCGAGAACGGGATGCTCGGTGCGCAGATCCCCATCGAGTACGGCGGCGCCGGCTACGACGTCCTCGATACGGCCATCATCGTCGAGGAACTGTTCGCCGCCGACCCTGGCATCGGGTTCTGTCTGACTGCCAGCGGCTTCGGGACCGAGGCCATCATCGAGTTCGGCACCGAGGATCAGAAGGAGGAGTACCTCGAGCCGATCGCGACTGGCGACGCCATCTCGGGTGCTGCTATCTCCGAGCCGGACACGGGCTCGGACGTCTCCAGCGTCTCGACGCGCGCGGAGAAGGACGGCGACGAGTACGTCATCAACGGCAACAAGATGTGGATCTCGAACGGGACCGTCGGCGATTACTTCGTCGTCCTCTGTAAGACGGACCCCGACGCCGAGGGCCGCTACAACGGCTTCAGCCAGATAATCGTCGAGGCCGACCGGGACGGCTTCGAGGCCGACAAGATCACCGGCAAGCTCGGCATCCGCGCGTCCGACACGGCCGAGCTCATCCTCGACGACGTCCGCGTCCCCGAGGAGAACCTCATCGGCACGGAGGGCATGGGCTTCCTCCAGCAGATGCAGTTCTTCGACGCGACCCGGACGGGCGTCGCGGCGCAGGCCGTCGGCATCGCGAAGGGTGCGGCGGAGCGCGCCCTGGAGTACGCCCAGGAACGCGAGCAGTTCGGCCGACCGATCGGCGACTTCCAGGCCATCCAGCACAAGCTCGCCGACATGCACACCGAGACCGAAGCCGCCCGCAACCTCACGTACAAGTCCGCCTGGTCCGTCGACAACTCCGACGGCCAGCTGACGAAGCTCGCCTCGATGGCCAAGGAGTTCGCCTCCCGCGTCGCCGTCGACACGGCCAACGAGGCCGTCCAGATCCACGGCGGCTCCGGCTACGTCGACGACTTCGACGTCGAGCGATTCTACCGCGACGCGAAGATCACCCAGATCTACGAGGGGACCACCGAGATCCAGAAGATGATCATCGCCCGCGAACTGCAGGGCAAGGGCATGACCTGA
- a CDS encoding cob(I)yrinic acid a,c-diamide adenosyltransferase → MKIYTGRGDEGMTDLRDMSRVSKTSPRIEAYGTVDEVNSLVGRIRPSGYDDVDEKLAAVQNHLHIIQAEFANPDAEDADTPHVEEHHVQKLEDWMDVFDDELDPLQSFILPGGSDVGSKLHHARAVCRRAERRAVDLADDEPVNGAAVAYLNRLSDALFVWARVVNKREGVREESPEY, encoded by the coding sequence ATGAAGATCTACACGGGTCGCGGCGACGAGGGGATGACCGACCTCCGGGACATGTCGCGGGTCTCGAAGACCAGCCCGCGGATCGAGGCCTACGGGACGGTCGACGAGGTCAACAGCCTCGTCGGGCGGATCCGCCCCTCGGGCTACGACGACGTCGACGAGAAGCTCGCGGCGGTCCAGAACCACCTCCACATCATCCAGGCGGAGTTCGCCAACCCCGACGCCGAGGACGCCGACACCCCCCACGTCGAGGAACATCACGTCCAGAAGCTCGAGGACTGGATGGACGTCTTCGACGACGAACTGGACCCCCTCCAGAGCTTCATCCTCCCGGGCGGCAGCGACGTCGGCTCGAAGCTCCACCACGCCCGCGCCGTCTGCCGGCGCGCGGAGCGACGCGCCGTCGACCTGGCGGACGACGAACCGGTCAACGGCGCGGCCGTGGCGTACCTCAACCGGCTCTCCGACGCCCTGTTCGTGTGGGCGCGCGTGGTCAACAAGCGAGAGGGCGTCCGCGAGGAATCGCCCGAGTACTGA
- a CDS encoding type 1 glutamine amidotransferase — protein MGLRIALLNAAHDATETRRNFDREIAADLDEYDVVAGEYPDCQRYDACIVTGSRASVYWDEPWIAELREWTASAVERGLPFLGVCFGHQLLADALGGSVEPMDEYEIGYRTVEHDGDAPLFDGVAETFTVFTSHSDTVAALPAGARRIAENDYGVHGFRKGDVFGVQFHPEYDRAMAERVASSKDELPAARRERVLEGIDRENYLAAREATTVFDNFLSYVRARPSTEDATASNADAAAHGAADD, from the coding sequence GTGGGACTCCGTATCGCACTCCTGAACGCAGCGCACGACGCGACCGAGACGCGGCGGAACTTCGACCGGGAGATCGCCGCCGACCTCGACGAGTACGACGTCGTCGCGGGCGAGTATCCCGACTGTCAGCGGTACGACGCCTGCATCGTCACCGGGTCGCGCGCGTCGGTCTACTGGGACGAGCCCTGGATCGCCGAACTGAGGGAGTGGACCGCGTCGGCCGTCGAGCGCGGGCTCCCGTTCCTCGGCGTCTGCTTCGGCCACCAGCTGCTCGCCGACGCCCTCGGCGGGTCGGTCGAACCGATGGACGAGTACGAGATCGGCTACCGGACGGTCGAACACGACGGCGACGCGCCGCTCTTCGACGGCGTGGCGGAGACGTTCACCGTCTTCACGAGCCACTCGGATACGGTCGCGGCCCTCCCGGCGGGGGCGCGCCGGATCGCCGAGAACGACTACGGGGTCCACGGCTTCCGGAAGGGCGACGTCTTCGGCGTCCAGTTCCATCCCGAGTACGACCGGGCGATGGCCGAACGGGTGGCGTCCTCGAAGGACGAACTGCCCGCGGCGCGCCGCGAGCGGGTCCTCGAGGGCATCGACCGCGAGAACTACCTCGCCGCCCGCGAGGCGACGACCGTCTTCGACAACTTCCTCTCGTACGTCCGCGCGAGGCCGTCGACCGAGGACGCGACGGCTTCGAACGCGGACGCGGCGGCCCACGGCGCAGCCGACGACTGA